TTAAACGGTCTTCAGCAATGAGTAATGACGCTTGGGCTTGGTTGTAAGCTTCACGTTTTGCTTCAATATCTATTTTCGCTAAATCGCGGGCATTTTGTAGGTTTTCATACACTTCTTGGCCTGCGAGGCCAACTTCATAAAGCTCTTTTTGGCGGCTTAGCTGGCGTTCGATATTTTTCAGTCGGGTTTCGCTGTGCTTAATATCAATTTCAGTAGCGCGAAGCACGGCTTTGTTGCGTGCAACTTCAGATTCAAACGCTGTAGTATCTAGACGCATAAGAATATCGCCCTCAGTGACACTTTCTCCTTCTTCGACAAACACTTTCGCTACGCGGCCAGTCACTTCAGAGCGCAGCTGCACTTGGGTGTTAAAGACTAGGTTGCCAGAGGCTAAAATTGAATCGGCAATATTGCCTTGTGCAACTTCTGCAATATGCATTTCTGGTGCATCTTTATTGCCTGTGACTTGCTTTGATACTAGTAAAGCGACAAATGCTGTAACAGCGAGGCCAATAATAATGGCTTTTTTCATGTTACTTCCTTGGTAGTTAAGAGCGGCATATCGCCGCTCAAAGCAGAATTAAACGAGAGCGATTACAGTCCAAATACCGTAAATAACAATACTTGGTAGAGCTGCAAACAGTAGCGCTTTATTGAAAGTAAAATTAGTCCAGCACTTCAAACCGATAGCTGCGATGAAAATGCTCCAAATAGAAAAGATATTTAGGCTCTCCAATAAGGTGTAGAATGGATGGCCAATTTCTAAGCCAATTAAAAGTTGGTTAATCGAAGCATAGTTAAATAATGTCTGTGAAATTTGGTCGGTACTTGCAGTTAATACTAAAATGAGCAAACCGAGGCTTGATATAATCATTGGCATCATGGTCCACACACCAAAGCCATACCAAGCACCATAACCATAGTTAGCTTCTGGGTCTTGCTTAGATACAAATAAGTAGTAGCCTGCCATCAGAGCATTAATAACAGCCAAACCAATGATGCCACCAAAGATGGCAAACCAAACCTGCATATCTATGGTTTGCTCCATGCTTTGGCGAATCATTTTTTGCTCAGCAATAGTGGCATCAACACTGGCGGCTGCCACTTGTTGATCGATTAAAAATTGCGGGTCAGCTTTATTATAAAAAGCAAACATGCTGGCGGCGAGAATGCCGGCAAGTAAAATAAAGGCAACAAAAGACCAACCTTTTGCTTCTTTTAAACCATTAAAGGCTTTACTCGGGCTGATAAAAATATCAACCAATGCGGTCATTACATTTGATGATTTCATTTTTTATTCCTTGTTTTATAACATTTGTTTTTAGGTACTAAAATATCCTGTTTAGTAACAAATTAGCAATTTGTTTTGTAACTGTATGTTAACAGCTGTGATTAGTAAATCTGTGATATGGTTAAAGGATTAATTTGAATCGAACTTATTAGGAAAAGTAGGTCGTTATGGTGAATAGCAATGGTCGTTGTATTGATGAGTTGGTATTAGGATTCTGGCGCTTGTTAGATTGGCAGGTAACGCCCCAGCAATGCTTAAGTTTTTTAGAAAATGCAATCGATATGGGAGTTTCACATACCGATCATGCTGACATCTACGGTGAATACGGTTGTGAAGCTGAATTTGGTAAAGCACTTAAACTAAAACCAAGTATTCGTGATGAAATCAAAATCATCACTAAATGTGGTATTAAGCCTGCGTTTGCAAGCCTAGGATTACAAGGCAAAGCAAACCACTATGATTCAAGTGCCGCGCATATTATTGCCTCAGCACAGCAGTCACTAAAAAACTTCAACACTGATCGTTTAGATGTATTACTTATTCATCGCCCTGATTACTTGATGAATGCGGATGAAATGGCACAAGCATTTAATACCCTAAAAGCAAATGGTGATGTGATTGACTTTGGTGTATCTAACTTTACGCCATCACAACTTAGCTTGTTACAGTCGCGTTTAGACTTTGAGCTTGTAACTAATCAAATTGAGTTTTCACCTTACGAAATGAAAGCCCTTGATGATGGCAGCTTAGACCAATGCCAGTTGCTCGATATCAAACCTATGCTTTGGTCACCATTGGCAGGGGGGCGTTTATTCTCAAGTGATGATGAAAAAGCAGTGCGTTTACGTGCAGTGCTAGAGCAGGTTGGTGCTGAAATTGGTGCCACAGGCATTGATCAAGTTGTTTATGCTTGGTTGTTAATGCACCCGAGTGCACCGTCTGTGGTACTTGGTACGGGTAACATTGAACGTGTTAAATCAGCGGTTGAAGCTAAGCAGTTCTCTATGAGCCGTGAACAATGGTATCGCATTTGGCAAGGCTCAACTGGTCATAGTGTGCCTTAACGAATAGCCCTAAACGAGAAAAGGGCCTTACGGCCCTTCGTGTTGCAGCAAGTAACACATTCTTTATAAAGTGAAGTCAACCGCGTAAGCGACGTACACTTTTACATCTGAACCATCGATGTCATTGTCTGAAAGACCGAAAGTAAAGCCGTCTTTCGACACTGAAACGCCGTAGTCGATGATGTCATCATCACCAATGAAATCCCCTGAGTAATGACCTAAATGAAGGGCCATTTCTGCACCGGTACTGCCAACTGGGAAGCTGTAGTCAGCATTTAAATAAAGTGAATCACCAAAGTCTGTACCGTCACCGCTAGCTGCTGATGTTGCTAGTACTGCTGCACCAAAGGTGAAGCTACCCATGCTAATGCTACCGTAGATTTCTGAGAAATCTGCATCTGTGTAAGATGCTGCATCTGGGTATGCATAATAAATGTAGCCAACATCGTAGCTAAAGGTTTCATTGATTTCACCGCCAAAACCAGCATAAAGGTCTAGCTCGTAAGTCATGTCGTCAGCCCAGCTAGCATTCGATACCCAAGTACCCGCATAAAAGCCAGATTCACTTGCGTAGTCGATACCACCTTGGATTGCAGCATCACCGCCAGTTTGCTCTTGACCACGCCATAAGTAATTTGACGTTGCCGCAGCGTTTGCTGTGACTTCCGCATAACTATATGTCGAGCTCAAAGTTAATAGCGCAAGAGCGCTTGCTGCGACCGTTTTTTTTAGTTTTAGCATGTTTCTGTATCCTGTTGTTATGTTGATTTTGTCCCATTTCAGATTGCAGTCTGGTTATTATTCGAGGACATTTATTATGTGTTGTCTGGATACGATGTTGCACTGGTTGTGCCAAGTTCATTTTGAATGGGATATTTTATGCTTAAATGCTTTAAAAACAGACTTCTAAGATGGCTTAATTGAAAAAATAGTGGATATTTGAATTGTTCATGCGCACTTGTGTGGTGCAAAAAATAACCCGGTTGCACAATTGCGAAGCACCCGGGTTTCTCTTATTTGAGAGTGACTTAGCCGAAAATCGCTCGCATCAGACTAATAGTCTCTTCAACACTTCGGCCTTTTTCAACTTCACTGATGATTGAATCGCGCTTTGCTTTGATATGTTCAGGGATATCATCACTTGCTAATGCACGGTCTACCAGTATCTCAGCTGATTCTTTGCCACGGCGTACGGTCTTTTTACCTGCTGAGCTCGTAGTACTCTTAGGTTTGTTTAACAACTTAATATAGTTTGAGTTATCGGCGGTACTTTTATCTGCATAATAAAAGAAGCTAGGTAATAGGGCTTTAATTTCAACTAAAGATTGCTCAAGTTCATTTGCGGCGCTAGCCATTTTGAACCAAGGCATATTATGGATTGCTTCTACAATATCTTGCCAGTAGCGCTCAAAATCACGGTTATTTAATTTGGTAATACCTAGTGCCCCACAAAGGGCATCAAGTTTACTATTTACGATTGGTGTAAACACATCAGGTCGGCGCATCGCAAGTAAGCGAGTTGCAGGAGCAAGCGTTGGCTTTTCATCGCTACCATTAAATGCCATCAAGTATGCAACCATAAAGTGTTGATAATGCTCTTGGGTTATTTCGCCTTCAAGTGGAATGTGCGCTAAGGCTTCATCGAATGCACCAGGCAAATCACTCAACATTTGGTGAAAGCCTTTTGCGTTCTTCGTAGAAGCAAACCATTCAACATCGAAGTTATAGCTGCTTGGATCAAGCGACGCACTGTGTTTACCTGAAAACGCTAAACGGTCTTCAGGGATCATCTCTTTTAATGATTGTGATTTAATCGCTGCAATGTAATTAGCTAAACGTAGTTGCTCATCAAGTGCCACAAGCTCTTTATGCTGTTCGATGAAGCCTGCGATAACTGGCCATGGTGCAACTCTTAAGGTTTTTAATTGCAAAAAGCTGATGGCAGATATTAATAAGTCATGAAGTTTCTTAAGTGTCGGTAATTGCTTATCTTCTAATAGATCGTAGTTAATGCGATCGCGGCTTGCACTTAATAGCTCATAGCACCAGCCTAAAAAGTCTTCAGGGTGGTTTTCTACTTTAACTGCCATTAGGTTTAAGCTGATATCAGAGGCCTGCTTGAGGATGTTTTGATAAATTTGACTTTCTTGCTCGCCAAGCGCCATTTTTGACGGTGAAATAAGCAGTTTCTTCATGCTTAATCGATACTCCAGTTTTGACCAAATTAGGTTGTTTGATTTTAGTACACAGGGTGCAAAAACAACAGGGTCGTGCATCATACCGAAGTAATGAAATGATGCAATCTTACTGATAGAGCAAGATTGCGATTGACTTGATTAATTAATCATTATCATCAAGTGTAAATAATTGCTCAACGGTAAGTTCAAAGTGGGTTGCAATTTTTAACGCGATAATAACCGAAGGTATAAAGCGGCCTGTTTCGACTGTGCTAATGGTTTTACGTGATACTGCAATGGCATCAGCGAGTTCTTGCTGCGATAAACCCTTCTCTTTACGGAATTTAGCGATATTATTTTCCACTATTATACCTAGTCTCTACTCTGCCAAAGAATTGATACGCCGTATACTAAACACATTTGAGCGAGGTAAAATGTGGCCATCATGCTATGAGATACATTTAAAGCAAGGTCATCAGACAATAAAAAAATAACCCCCATGCTAAAAAGTAATCCAAGAACCACATGTTTATAAGCGATGGTATCAATTGTCTTTAAAAATTCATCGGTATACATAAGGCGATACCCAAGTTTCCATGTAAACCCACCTCTAATCACAAACATAAAAAATGAACCTAAAAAAGCGGCAGCGCCGATAAACAGTAAAGGTGCTGATGTTTGCTTAAGCATTGGGTAAACACTAATGAATAATAACGTAATTCCCATGAATATTGAAAACCATGCGTTATGGCTCATAAACTTTTCTTCCGTTTGTATATCTTGCTTAGACATAATCTTTTCCTTTTTGATTTAAATGTAACCTCTAGGTATCAATGTAACCCTAGGGTATCATTCGGTCAAGATTTATTTGTAACCTAAAGGTATCAAAATATTTCAGCGCTGATTCATGTTCTTATACCTAAGCTTGTTTACAAACCTTTTTGTGGGTTGGGCAATGCATTTGCGCCTAACTCCCGCTATGATATGAACATTGTTTGCCCATTTTTAAGGATGATTATGAAAACCTTACTGAAAGTTGTTGGTGTCATTTTCTTATTACTAATTGCATTAGTAGTCGCAGCACCATTCCTCATTCCTACAGACGCGATATTTAATAAAGTATCGGAGCAAGTAGAACAAACCACAGGTCGTAGTCTGACTATTAATGGCGATAAAAAGCTGTCGGTATTTCCATCATTAAAGCTAGAACTGAATGATGTAAACTTTGCCAATATGCAAACTGGTTCGCAAAAAAATATGGCAAGTATGCAGCAACTTGCTATCCGTATTCCTTGGATGTCGTTATTTGGCGGTGAGTTTAAGCTAGATAAATTTGTTATTAACGAACCAACGATTTTGTTAGAAACCGATAAAAATGGTAAAGCAAACTGGCAGCTATTTGATGCGGTTGCAGAGCAACCACAGACTGAGCAGCAAAAGAGTTCTGGTGCCGTTAACTTACCAGATAACTTTGATATTGAGCTTGGCGAAGTGGCAATTTATGGTGGTACCTTTACTTATCTAGACGGTAAAACTGGGGCAAAACAACAGATAAGTGATTTAGAGTTAGCCATTTTATTACCTTCTCTTCGTAAAACCCTTGAGTTAAAAGGCGGTATTACCTATATGGGTGAGCGTTTTGATTTGGATGTAACGCTAGATACACCCGTAAAAGCGATTGAGGGCGAAACCTTTAATGTCAGCACTGAGGTTGATTCACGCTTGATCGATTTGAATTTCAAAGGGGCAATTGCAGAAATGGGTAATGATGTGCAAGGGCTTCTATCTGTCAGTGGTGACTCAGTTAAAAACATTGCGAATTGGCAGGGTGTTGAGCTTAATGCTAAAGAGAATGCTTTCAATGCGTTTAATGTAAAAGGTTCAATGCATTTAAAAGGTGAGCAGTTTAAACTGGCTGAGCTACTTGCCACCCTAGATGAGCTACAAATTAAAGGTAAAAGCGATATTAAGCTTGGCGACCGTTTAGTTGTAAATGCCGATATTGATTTAGGCATGCTTGATTTAAACCCTTACTTACCTGAGGGGGTAGCTAAAGAAGAGCAAGCAGAACCAGCCTCAGATGCGCCAGCGCAGCCAATTGTTTGGGATGATACAACAATTGATATGAGCGGCCTAAATGCACTTGATGCAAATGTTGTTGTGCGTTCAAGTGGTTTAAAAGCAAATGATATTACACTTGGCGAAAACCAGTTAACAGTGAACCTTAAAAATGCAGTAGCTAACATCAGCTTAGATAAGTTTGTTGCATACGAAGGTAATGGCAAAGGTGTAATCACCGTTAACGCTAAGCAAACACCTTATAAAATTAGCACTAACTTTTCTTTAGATAAAATCGATGCACAGCCATTACTTACTGATGCGGCCGGTTTCGATAAGTTAATGGGTAAAGGCTCTTTAAACTGGGATCTAACGACCACAGGTCAAAGTCAAAAAAGCTTTATTAATGCCCTTAACGGCAAGGTGGGCTTTGAGTTTGCAGATGGTGCAGTGAAAGGAGCCAACATTGCAGAGATGGTTCGTAAAGCTAAAGAGCTTATAAAAGGTAACTTAAGTGCGGTATCAGAAGGCCTGGATACTGGCTTTGATAACTCACAACAGACAGACTTCTCAGCACTTAAAGGTAGTTTTGTATTCACAAATGGTATTGGTGAAAATACAGACTTATCTCTATTAAGTCCGCTTATTCGTATTACCGGCTCAGGTAAGATTGATTTACCAATGACCACTGTAGACTACCGTTTAGTGACGGGGATTGTTGATTCAATCGAAGGGCAGGGTACGACAGATGACAGCACTGGGTTTAAAATTCCTCTGCGTATAAAAGGCCCATTCCATGATGTAGGTTATAGCTTAGATGTGAGTGAGGCTGCTAAAGAAGAAGTGAAAGAAAAAGCAAAAGATAAAATAAAAGACAAATTAAAAGGTCTATTTGGAAATTAATAAAATTTAATTAAAGTCAAAAACAGGGCGCATTAGCGCCCTGTTTGTTTTATAATCAATAACAAACCAGCAAGTCGCTGTAATTCCTTAATGCAAGCAGCACGATTAATTCCAAATTAATTAAAAAATAACCTACCACTTCCTTGTCATTGCTGCTACAATTGCCCGCCCTTAAGAGACAACTTGCTTGTTTTTTGAGTGGAATTTAACCGAAATGTCTTGATTTTAAACAGAATTAAGGCGTGTTGTAATTTCTACACCGGAGGTCATTAACATGATCCAAATGCAAACTCAGCTGGACGTTGCTGATAACAGCGGCGCTCGCAAAGTGCAGTGTATTAAAGTCCTTGGCGGTTCGCACCGTCGCTATGCAGCGGTTGGCGATATCATCAAAGTTTCTGTAAAAGAAGCTATTCCTCGCGGTAAAGTGAAGAAAGGTGATGTTAAAAACGCGGTAGTTGTGCGTACTAAAAAAGGCGTTCGTCGTCCGGACGGTTCTTTGATCCGTTTCGATAGCAATGCGGCTGTTATCTTAAATGATAACTTACAGCCAATTGGTACTCGTATCTTCGGCCCTGTGACTCGTGAACTTCGTACTGAAAAGTTCATGAAAATCGTTTCACTAGCACCAGAAGTACTATAAGGAGTCTATCATGGCAGCAAAAATCCGTCGTGATGACGAAGTAATCGTACTAGCCGGTAAAGACAAAGGTAAGCGCGGTAAAGTGCTTTCAGTTGTTACTGAGTCTGGTCGAGTATTTGTCGAAGGCATCAACTTAATCAAGAAGCACCAAAAGCCGGTTCCACAGTTGAACCAAGCTGGCGGTATTGTTGAGAAAGAAGCGTCTATCGACGTATCAAACGTTGCGATCTACAACTCGGAAACGGGTAAAGCAGATCGTGTAGGTTTCAAGATTGAAGATGGTAAGAAATTACGTATCTTTAAATCTACTGGTAAAACTATCTAATAGTTGGAGTAGAATGATGGCGAAACTGCATGAAGTATATAAAGACAAAGTAGTCGCTGAACTTCAAGAGAAGTTTGGTTTCAGCTCTGTCATGCAAGTCCCTCAGATCGAAAAGATCACATTAAACATGGGTGTGGGCGAAGCTCTAGCTGACAAGAAGATCTTAGATAACGCTGTTGCGGATCTAGAAGCAATCTCTGGTCAGAAACCTCTAATCACTAAAGCACGCAAATCAGTTGCAGGCTTCAAAGTGCGTGAAGGTTACCCAATTGGTTGTAAAGTAACCCTACGTGGCGAGCGTATGTGGGACTTTTTTGAGCGTTTGGTTTCAATCGCTATCCCGCGTATCCGTGACTTCCGTGGTGTAAGTGCTAAGTCTTTTGATGGACGTGGTAACTACAGCATGGGCGTACGTGAGCAAATCATCTTCCCAGAAATTGATTATGATAAAGTAGACCGTGTTCGCGGTATGGATATCACAATCACTACTTCTGCGAAAACAGATGATGAAGGCCGTGCGTTGTTAGAAGCGTTTAACTTCCCATTCAAGAAATAAGGGTAGGGTTATGGCAAAGAATTCTATGAAAGCGCGCGAAGCAAAGCGCACTAAATTAGTTGCTCAGTATGCTGAAAAGCGTGCGGCACTAAAAGCTATCATCAGTGATGTAAATACATCTGACGATGATCGTTGGGACGCGGTATTAAAGCTACAAGCTTTACCACGTGATTCTAGCTCTTCACGTCAACGTAATCGTTGTAACGTTACGGGCCGCCCACATGGTTACCTTCGCAAATTCGGCATGAGCCGTATCAAAGTTCGCGAAGCAGCTATGCGCGGTGAAATTCCTGGCCTTAAAAAGGCTAGCTGGTAATAGTATCACGGGAGTAAGACTATGAGCTTGCAAGATCCTATTGCGGATTTGTTTACACGTATCCGTAACGGTCAGTCAGCGAAGAAAGTATCAGTAACGATGCCAACTTCAAAACTGAAAGTAGCAGTAGCTAAAGTATTAAAAGATGAAGGTTATATCGCAGATTACGCTGTAAGCGGTGAAGCGAAGCCTGAGCTTTCTATCGATTTAAAATATTTCGAAGGCAAAGCTGTTATTGAAAATATCCAGCGTGTTAGCCGCCCTGGTCTACGTATCTATAAGAAACGTGACGAATTACCAAAGGTAATGGGTGGTCTTGGTATCGCTATCGTATCAACTTCTAAAGGCCTAATGACAGACCGCGCAGCACGTAGTGCCGGCGTTGGTGGTGAGATCATTGGCTTTGTAGCTTAATCGGAGGGGAACTATGTCTCGCATAGCAAAGGCACCAATCAATGTTCCTGCCGGTGTAGAAGTTACATTAAAAGGCCAGGACATCACAGTTAAAGGCAAAAACGGTGAATTAACTCGTACTATCAACGACGCTGTTGAAGTACAAGTTAACGACAACGTTATTACAACTTTACCTCGTGAAGGCGTAGCTAATGCATGGGCACAAGCAGGTACTGCTCGCGCTCTAATCAACAACATGGTTGTTGGTACGCATGAAGGTTACGAGAAGAAACTTCAGTTAGTAGGTGTTGGTTACCGTGCAGCAGCTAAGGGCAAAGTATTAGACTTAACTCTTGGTTTCTCACACCCAGTGAATTTCGAAGTACCAGAAGGTATTACGATTGAAACACCAAGCCAAACAGAAGTTCTAGTTAAGGGCGTAGACAAGCAGTTAGTTGGTCAAACAGCTGCTAACATCCGTGCATACCGTAAACCTGAGCCTTATAAAGGTAAAGGTGTTCGTTACGCGGACGAGAATGTACGCCGTAAAGAGGCTAAGAAGAAGTAAGGTAAGACGATGGATAAAAAAACAGCTCGTCTACGTCGTGCTAAACGCACTCGTAGAAATTATATTGAACAAGGCACAACGCGTCTTGTTATCCACCGCACGCCACGTCACATTTACGCTCAAGTAGTTACTGCTGAGGGTAATGTACTGGCTGCTGCTTCTACTGTTGAAAAAGCAATTAGCGAAACAGTTAAAGGCACAGGTAACGTTGCAGCTGCTCAAGCAGTTGGTAAAGCGGTTGCTGAACGTGCAGCTGACAAAGGCATCGAAAAGATTGCTTTTGATCGCAGTGGCTTTAAATATCACGGCCGTGTGAAGGCGCTTGCTGATGCAGCGCGTGAAGCCGGTCTGCAATTCTAGGAGTAGACAATGGCTAACGTAGAAGCAAAGCAACAACAGCCTGATTTGGCTGAAAAGCTAATCGCGGTAAACCGTGTGTCTAAAGTAGTTAAAGGTGGTCGTATCTTTAGCTTTACTGCACTAACAGTAGTTGGTGACGGCGCAGGTAAAGTAGGTTTTGGTTATGGTAAAGCACGTGAAGTTCCAGCTGCTATTCAAAAAGCAATGGAAAAAGCACGTCGCAACATGATCAGTGTAGACCTTAACGGTAACACGCTACAGCACCCAATCAAGGGTCGCCACGCGGGTTCTAAAGTATACATGCAGCCTGCTTCTGAAGGTACAGGTATCATCGCCGGTGGTGCGATGCGTGCAGTACTAGAAGTAACTGGTGTACAGAACGTATTGTCAAAAGCATACGGTTCAACTAACCCGATCAACATCGTTCGTGCAACGATTGCTGCTCTAGAGAACATGAATTCTCCAGAGTCAATCGCTGCTAAACGTGGTCTTAGCGTTGACGAAATCACGGGGTAAACCATGGCTAATAAAACTGTAAAAGTAACACAAGTAAAGAGCTCTATCGGTCGTTTACCGAAGCATAAAGCTACATTACGTGGTCTTGGTCTACGTCGTATCAATCACACTGTTGAGTTAGAAGACACAGCATGTGTGCGTGGTATGATTAACCAAGTTTCTTACATGGTAAAGGTTGAGGGTTAATTCGATGCATTTGAATACACTTTCACCTGCTGCTGGTGCAAAAACTGAAAAGAAACGTCTAGGTCGTGGTATTGGTTCTGGTCTTGGTAAGACTGGTGGCCGTGGTCATAAAGGCCAAAAATCACGTTCTGGCGGTAAAGTTCGCGTTGGTTTCGAAGGCGGTCAAATGCCTATGCAACGTCGTCTACCTAAATTTGGTTTCACTTCACGTAAATCATTAGTATCTACTGAAGTTAACCTTTTTGAAATCGCTAAAGTTGAAGGCGATGTAGTAGACGTAAACGCGTTACAAGCAGCTGGTCTAGTTAAAAAGAACATCCAGTTCGTTAAAGTAGTTAAATCTGGCGAAGTTTCACGCGCAGTTACCGTTAAAGGTCTTAAAGTGACTAAAGGTGCTCGCGAAGCTATCGAAGCTGCCGGAGGCAAGGTAGAAGACTAAGGAAGTACTAATGGCTAAACCAGGTCAAGATATGAAAAGTGCACAAAGTGGGCTTTCGGAATTGAAGCGTCGATTACTATTTGTACTAGGTGCTATCATTATTTACCGTCTAGGTTCATTCGTGCCGATCCCTGGGATTGACGCCGCTGTACTTGCCGATTTCTTCGAGCAACAAAAGGGCACCATTGTTGAAATGTTTAACATGTTCAGCGGTGGTGCGCTTGAGCGCGCTTCAGTGTTAGCACTGGGTATTATGCCGTACATCTCGGCTTCGATTATTACGCAACTATTAACGCATATGTATCCGCCGTTTATAGAGCTTAAGAAAGAAGGTGAGCAAGGGCGTAAGAAAATTAGCCAGTACACACGCTACGGCACGCTTGTGCTTGCTACTATCCAATCAATCGGTATTGCTACAAGCTTACCGGGCATGATGGACGGGTTAGTTGTTAACCCTGGTATCGGTTTCTACTTCACTGCTGTAGTGAGTTTAGTAACTGGTACTATGTTCCTAATGTGGTTGGGCGAGCAAATTACAGAACGTGGTATCGGTAACGGTATTTCTGTTCTGATTTTTGTTGGTATCGTAGCTAACCTGCCGTCTGCTATTGGTTCGACAGCCGAAATGGCGCGCCAAGGTGATCTGAATGTACTTGTACTGTTATTGATTGCTGTAATCGTATTCGCTGTTACTTACCTAGTTGTATTCTTTGAGCGTGGTCAACGTCGTATCGTCGTTAACTATGCGAAGCGTCAAC
The nucleotide sequence above comes from Pseudoalteromonas shioyasakiensis. Encoded proteins:
- the rpsN gene encoding 30S ribosomal protein S14; the encoded protein is MAKNSMKAREAKRTKLVAQYAEKRAALKAIISDVNTSDDDRWDAVLKLQALPRDSSSSRQRNRCNVTGRPHGYLRKFGMSRIKVREAAMRGEIPGLKKASW
- the rplE gene encoding 50S ribosomal protein L5 gives rise to the protein MAKLHEVYKDKVVAELQEKFGFSSVMQVPQIEKITLNMGVGEALADKKILDNAVADLEAISGQKPLITKARKSVAGFKVREGYPIGCKVTLRGERMWDFFERLVSIAIPRIRDFRGVSAKSFDGRGNYSMGVREQIIFPEIDYDKVDRVRGMDITITTSAKTDDEGRALLEAFNFPFKK
- the rplF gene encoding 50S ribosomal protein L6, whose translation is MSRIAKAPINVPAGVEVTLKGQDITVKGKNGELTRTINDAVEVQVNDNVITTLPREGVANAWAQAGTARALINNMVVGTHEGYEKKLQLVGVGYRAAAKGKVLDLTLGFSHPVNFEVPEGITIETPSQTEVLVKGVDKQLVGQTAANIRAYRKPEPYKGKGVRYADENVRRKEAKKK
- a CDS encoding AsmA family protein — its product is MKTLLKVVGVIFLLLIALVVAAPFLIPTDAIFNKVSEQVEQTTGRSLTINGDKKLSVFPSLKLELNDVNFANMQTGSQKNMASMQQLAIRIPWMSLFGGEFKLDKFVINEPTILLETDKNGKANWQLFDAVAEQPQTEQQKSSGAVNLPDNFDIELGEVAIYGGTFTYLDGKTGAKQQISDLELAILLPSLRKTLELKGGITYMGERFDLDVTLDTPVKAIEGETFNVSTEVDSRLIDLNFKGAIAEMGNDVQGLLSVSGDSVKNIANWQGVELNAKENAFNAFNVKGSMHLKGEQFKLAELLATLDELQIKGKSDIKLGDRLVVNADIDLGMLDLNPYLPEGVAKEEQAEPASDAPAQPIVWDDTTIDMSGLNALDANVVVRSSGLKANDITLGENQLTVNLKNAVANISLDKFVAYEGNGKGVITVNAKQTPYKISTNFSLDKIDAQPLLTDAAGFDKLMGKGSLNWDLTTTGQSQKSFINALNGKVGFEFADGAVKGANIAEMVRKAKELIKGNLSAVSEGLDTGFDNSQQTDFSALKGSFVFTNGIGENTDLSLLSPLIRITGSGKIDLPMTTVDYRLVTGIVDSIEGQGTTDDSTGFKIPLRIKGPFHDVGYSLDVSEAAKEEVKEKAKDKIKDKLKGLFGN
- the rpsH gene encoding 30S ribosomal protein S8 — encoded protein: MSLQDPIADLFTRIRNGQSAKKVSVTMPTSKLKVAVAKVLKDEGYIADYAVSGEAKPELSIDLKYFEGKAVIENIQRVSRPGLRIYKKRDELPKVMGGLGIAIVSTSKGLMTDRAARSAGVGGEIIGFVA
- the rpsE gene encoding 30S ribosomal protein S5, producing the protein MANVEAKQQQPDLAEKLIAVNRVSKVVKGGRIFSFTALTVVGDGAGKVGFGYGKAREVPAAIQKAMEKARRNMISVDLNGNTLQHPIKGRHAGSKVYMQPASEGTGIIAGGAMRAVLEVTGVQNVLSKAYGSTNPINIVRATIAALENMNSPESIAAKRGLSVDEITG
- the rpmD gene encoding 50S ribosomal protein L30, with the translated sequence MANKTVKVTQVKSSIGRLPKHKATLRGLGLRRINHTVELEDTACVRGMINQVSYMVKVEG
- the rplO gene encoding 50S ribosomal protein L15, which codes for MHLNTLSPAAGAKTEKKRLGRGIGSGLGKTGGRGHKGQKSRSGGKVRVGFEGGQMPMQRRLPKFGFTSRKSLVSTEVNLFEIAKVEGDVVDVNALQAAGLVKKNIQFVKVVKSGEVSRAVTVKGLKVTKGAREAIEAAGGKVED
- the rplX gene encoding 50S ribosomal protein L24, whose product is MAAKIRRDDEVIVLAGKDKGKRGKVLSVVTESGRVFVEGINLIKKHQKPVPQLNQAGGIVEKEASIDVSNVAIYNSETGKADRVGFKIEDGKKLRIFKSTGKTI
- a CDS encoding YIP1 family protein codes for the protein MKSSNVMTALVDIFISPSKAFNGLKEAKGWSFVAFILLAGILAASMFAFYNKADPQFLIDQQVAAASVDATIAEQKMIRQSMEQTIDMQVWFAIFGGIIGLAVINALMAGYYLFVSKQDPEANYGYGAWYGFGVWTMMPMIISSLGLLILVLTASTDQISQTLFNYASINQLLIGLEIGHPFYTLLESLNIFSIWSIFIAAIGLKCWTNFTFNKALLFAALPSIVIYGIWTVIALV
- the rplR gene encoding 50S ribosomal protein L18 codes for the protein MDKKTARLRRAKRTRRNYIEQGTTRLVIHRTPRHIYAQVVTAEGNVLAAASTVEKAISETVKGTGNVAAAQAVGKAVAERAADKGIEKIAFDRSGFKYHGRVKALADAAREAGLQF
- a CDS encoding helix-turn-helix transcriptional regulator; protein product: MENNIAKFRKEKGLSQQELADAIAVSRKTISTVETGRFIPSVIIALKIATHFELTVEQLFTLDDND
- a CDS encoding aldo/keto reductase, with translation MNSNGRCIDELVLGFWRLLDWQVTPQQCLSFLENAIDMGVSHTDHADIYGEYGCEAEFGKALKLKPSIRDEIKIITKCGIKPAFASLGLQGKANHYDSSAAHIIASAQQSLKNFNTDRLDVLLIHRPDYLMNADEMAQAFNTLKANGDVIDFGVSNFTPSQLSLLQSRLDFELVTNQIEFSPYEMKALDDGSLDQCQLLDIKPMLWSPLAGGRLFSSDDEKAVRLRAVLEQVGAEIGATGIDQVVYAWLLMHPSAPSVVLGTGNIERVKSAVEAKQFSMSREQWYRIWQGSTGHSVP
- the rplN gene encoding 50S ribosomal protein L14 — translated: MIQMQTQLDVADNSGARKVQCIKVLGGSHRRYAAVGDIIKVSVKEAIPRGKVKKGDVKNAVVVRTKKGVRRPDGSLIRFDSNAAVILNDNLQPIGTRIFGPVTRELRTEKFMKIVSLAPEVL